The following proteins come from a genomic window of Rutidosis leptorrhynchoides isolate AG116_Rl617_1_P2 chromosome 10, CSIRO_AGI_Rlap_v1, whole genome shotgun sequence:
- the LOC139873110 gene encoding LOB domain-containing protein 38-like, protein MSCNGCRVLRKGCNDNCILRHSLNGISTPQAQANATVFVAKFFGRAGLMSFLSSVPEPQRPALFQSLLYEACGRTVNPVNGAVGLLWTGNWHVCQSAVETVLRGGSIRAMPELFSVGSTTAMTENEDITEAINCNFDVSRLGPEDLNLELTSSGSGNTMRSVTPSDVSETTTFESNCKETKLLRLFL, encoded by the exons ATGAGCTGCAATGGCTGTCGAGTTCTTCGAAAAGGTTGTAACGATAATTGCATTCTTAGACACAGTTTAAACGGCATCTCCACTCCACAAGCTCAAGCAAACGCCACCGTTTTCGTCGCTAAATTCTTCGGTCGCGCCGGTCTCATGTCCTTCCTTTCTTCCGTACCTGAACCCCAACGCCCTG CTTTGTTTCAGTCTCTATTATACGAAGCGTGTGGACGGACGGTGAATCCGGTAAACGGAGCAGTAGGACTACTGTGGACCGGGAATTGGCACGTGTGTCAGTCGGCGGTGGAGACTGTTCTCAGAGGTGGAAGTATAAGAGCGATGCCGGAGCTTTTTTCCGTCGGGTCTACGACGGCGATGACGGAAAATGAGGATATAACGGAAGCGATTAACTGTAACTTTGACGTTTCGAGACTTGGACCAGAAGATCTTAACTTGGAGCTGACGTCATCGGGAAGTGGAAACACTATGAGATCGGTTACGCCATCTGATGTATCGGAAACGACGACGTTTGAATCAAACTGTAAAGAAACAAAGCTTTTGAGACTTTTTCTATAG